In Maniola hyperantus chromosome 20, iAphHyp1.2, whole genome shotgun sequence, the following are encoded in one genomic region:
- the Pde8 gene encoding high affinity cAMP-specific and IBMX-insensitive 3',5'-cyclic phosphodiesterase 8 isoform X11: MLRTSELYSPQMREDPRMRAEDPIATDLIGALLSREQVNANLIYMQGAPNVLSSRRSSNDSTVVRAQANRTNMKHKTTGQLRELLDTALSWDFEIFRLEDLTRGRPLTHLGLTLMGGRFDVCSTLECDERTLLHWLTVIETNYHAVNTYHNSTHAADVLQAVAFFLEKDRLKMILEPLEAAAALISAAAHDIDHPGTSSAFLCNSRHSLAILYNDISVLESHHAALSFKLTLNDDRVNIFKNLDRDTYKSVRHNVIDMILATEMTKHFEHLAKFVNVFYAKSSGSKEDGMQCDEPLSLDTTALTSPENVSLVKRMMIKCADVSNASRPQKFAFEWARRIAEEYFLQTDEEKAKDLPVVMPMFDRATCSIPRSQIGFIDYIIIDMMEAWAAFIDIPELVTHARSNYQRWRELDEAGVTTIADVKRAQRQTAIQTPPTTTSEPTAEE, encoded by the exons ATGTTACGCACTTCAGAGCTCTACTCGCCTCAAATGCGAGAAGACCCTAGGATGAGAGCTGAGGATCCCATCGCTACTGACCTTATAGGAGCTTTGCTGTCG CGGGAGCAAGTGAACGCAAACCTTATTTATATG CAAGGAGCTCCCAATGTGCTGTCATCAAGAAGGAGCAGTAATGACTCCACAGTTGTCAGGGCTCAAGCCAATAGAACCAATATGAAACACAAG ACCACAGGTCAACTCCGCGAACTTTTAGACACGGCCCTAAGCTGGGACTTCGAGATCTTCCGGCTAGAAGATTTGACTCGCGGCAGGCCGCTAACTCATTTGGGCCTCACGCTCATGGGAGGAAGGTTCGACGTATGCTCCACATTGGAGTGCGATGAGAGGACGCTGCTACACTGGCTGACGGTTATAGAAACGAATTACCATGCAGTCAATACGTACCATAATTCTACGCATGCTGCTGACGTTCTTCAG GCCGTAGCATTCTTCCTAGAAAAGGATAGGCTCAAAATGATACTAGAGCCGTTAGAAGCCGCAGCAGCTTTGATATCGGCAGCGGCTCACGACATCGACCACCCCGGCACCTCGTCCGCCTTCCTCTGCAACTCGCGGCACTCTCTAGCGATATTGTACAACGACATCAGCGTACTGGAGTCGCACCACGCTGCTCTGTCCTTCAAACTCACTCTCA ACGACGATCGCGTGAACATATTCAAGAATCTCGACCGCGACACGTACAAGTCGGTGCGGCACAACGTGATCGACATGATCCTCGCCACCGAGATGACCAAGCACTTCGAACACCTCGCCAAGTTCGTCAACGTCTTCTACGCCAAGTCCAGTGGCAGTAAGGAAGACGGCATGCAGTGCGAT GAACCCTTGTCATTGGACACAACAGCTTTGACATCACCAGAAAACGTGTCCCTAGTGAAGAGGATGATGATCAAATGCGCGGATGTTTCTAATGCTTCCAGACCACAAAAGTTCGCCTTTGAATGGGCAAGAAG GATCGCAGAGGAATACTTCTTGCAAACGGATGAGGAAAAGGCCAAGGATTTGCCCGTGGTGATGCCAATGTTCGACCGCGCTACTTGCTCAATTCCGCGCTCTCAAATCGGTTTCATTGACTACATTATCATCGACATGATGGAGGCTTGGGCCG CATTTATCGACATCCCGGAACTGGTGACGCACGCCCGAAGCAACTACCAACGCTGGCGTGAGCTGGACGAAGCTGGAGTGACTACCATAGCTGACGTGAAACGCGCTCAACGACAAACCGCCATACAGACACCACCGACTACGACATCAGAACCCACCGCTGAAGAATAA